Proteins encoded together in one Benincasa hispida cultivar B227 chromosome 1, ASM972705v1, whole genome shotgun sequence window:
- the LOC120091296 gene encoding MDIS1-interacting receptor like kinase 2-like — MANQKKQLLSVSFKTTFLLLLSLFKTIEGSSMEAEALLRWKQSLPQQAILDSWVDETSTQNSSVLNPCQWKGIICNNEGNVNEIDLAYTGLTGTLEKLNFSCFSSLIILDLKVNKLSGLIPSSIGVLSKLQYLDLSTNCFNSTIPLSLANLTQLLELDLSRNFITGSLDSRLFPDGFSNSNIGLKSLKNFLLQDTLLQGKVPEEIGNVKSLNLIAFDRSQFSGEIPQSIGNLSNLNVLRLNVNYFYGEIPKSIGDLRNLTDLRLFINDLSGEVPQNLGYVSSLTVVHFAQNFFHGNLPPEICKGGKLVNFSTAHNRFSGPIPSSLKNCTSLFRVLMQNNSLTGLLDRDFGVYPSLNYIDLGYNQLEGRLSPNWGDNKNLTLLRIDGNKISGEIPEEITKLKNLVELELSFNNLSGFIPKSIGNLSKLSVLGLSHNRFSGSLPTGIGSLSNLQSLELSKNMLSGSIPSEIADLSRLQYLSLRGNQFNGSIPYSIGILDSIQTRLDLSTNSLSGEIPSSLGNLKCLENLNLSHNNLSGSVPNSLGTMVSLVSIDLSYNNLEGPLPDEGIFSRANASAFSNNKGLCGNNIEGLPSCNDDHNESDDNGGTTQEKKLVTILILTLVGAVLICLVLYGTVTYVLCKKTEHISDWNTTLVKERTTTRFRDVWYFFNGKAVYSNIVEATKDFDDEYCIREGGSGKVYKAEMSGGAVFAVKKLYYSLDDDEMTGIENWNSFRKEARGLTEIRHGNIVRLLGFCCKKVHTFLVYDYIENRGSLAHILSNAKEAIELDWLNRIQAVKGTARALSFLHHNCKPPIIHQNLTSNNVLIDTKFEPRVSDFATATLFKVNPSNSTMVSGTSGYIAPELTYTTMATEKCDVYSFGVVALEVLVGKYTKDFILTLHSSSGNNIDLKDILDSRLPFPQMQKIINELSLIMNLAISCVQTNPQSRPTMYNVNRLLEMHAAVC; from the exons ATGGCAAACCAAAAGAAACAATTGCTCTCTGTTTCATTTAAAACTacatttttgcttcttctttctcttttcaaaACCATTGAAGGTTCATCAATGGAAGCTGAGGCTCTTTTGAGATGGAAACAAAGCCTTCCACAACAAGCAATTTTAGATTCATGGGTTGATGAAACTTCAACTCAAAATTCCTCTGTTTTGAACCCATGTCAATGGAAAGGAatcatatgcaataatgaagGGAATGTGAATGAAATTGATTTGGCTTACACTGGTTTAACAGGTACtcttgagaaattgaatttctctTGTTTTTCAAGCCTAATCATTCTTGATCTCAAAGTAAATAAACTCTCTGGTTTGATACCATCTTCCATTGGAGTTCTTTCAAAGCTTCAATATCTTGATCTTTCCACTAATTGTTTCAATTCAACTATTCCTCTTTCTCTTGCAAATCTTACTCAACTTCTTGAACTTGATTTATCTCGAAATTTCATTACTGGGTCTTTGGATTCTCGTCTTTTCCCAGATGGGTTTAGTAATTCAAATATTGggttgaaaagtttaaagaatttcTTGCTTCAAGATACTCTGCTTCAAGGCAAAGTACCTGAAGAAATTGGGAATGTGAAGTCTTTGAATTTGATTGCTTTCGATAGAAGCCAATTCTCTGGTGAAATACCTCAATCAATAGGgaatttaagtaatttaaacGTTCTTcgtttaaatgttaattatttcTATGGTGAAATCCCTAAAAGTATTGGAGATTTGAGGAACTTAACTGATTTACGTTTGTTCATCAATGATTTATCTGGTGAAGTGCCACAAAATTTGGGATATGTGTCATCTTTAACGGTTGTTCATTTTGCTCAGAATTTTTTCCATGGTAATTTACCACCAGAAATATGTAAAGGAGGAAAACTTGTTAATTTCTCAACAGCACACAATAGGTTTTCAGGTCCTATTCCTTCAAGTTTGAAAAATTGTACTAGTTTGTTCAGAGTTTTGATGCAAAACAACAGCTTAACCGGATTGTTGGATCGAGATTTCGGAGTTTACCCGAGTCTTAATTACATTGATTTAGGCTACAATCAGTTGGAAGGAAGGCTATCTCCTAACTGGGGAGATAACAAGAACTTGACCCTTTTGAGGATTGATGGTAATAAGATAAGTGGTGAGATTCCTGAAGAGATAACTAAGTTGAAGAATTTAGTTGAACTTGAACTCTCTTTCAATAATCTCTCTGGATTCATACCGAAAAGTATCGGGAATTTGTCGAAACTATCGGTGCTTGGACTAAGCCACAATCGGTTTTCCGGGTCGCTACCTACCGGAATAGGAAGCTTGAGCAATCTTCAATCTCTTGAACTTTCCAAGAATATGTTAAGTGGATCCATTCCTTCTGAAATAGCTGATCTTTCTAGGCTGCAATATTTAAGCTTGAGAGGGAATCAGTTTAATGGTTCAATCCCATATAGCATTGGGATCCTTGATAGTATACAAACAAGGTTAGATTTGAGTACTAATTCACTAAGTGGTGAAATTCCTTCAAGTTTAGGGAATCTCAAATGCTTAGAGAATTTGAATTTGTCTCATAACAATCTCTCTGGCTCTGTTCCAAACTCCTTAGGCACAATGGTCAGTTTGGTTTCCATTGATCTTTCATATAACAATCTTGAAGGCCCTCTTCCTGATGAAGGCATCTTTAGTAGAGCTAATGCATCTGCATTTAGTAACAACAAAGGCTTATGTGGAAACAATATCGAAGGGTTGCCGAGTTGCAACGATGATCACAACGAATCGGACGACAATGGGGGAACTACGCAAGAGAAGAAGCTCGTAACAATCCTCATTCTTACTTTAGTAGGAGCAGTGTTGATTTGTTTAGTACTTTATGGAACTGTTACTTATGTCCTATGTAAGAAAACGGAGCACATCTCGGATTGGAACACGACGTTAGTGAAGGAGAGGACGACAACGAGGTTTCGAGACGTATGGTATTTCTTCAATGGTAAAGCTGTGTATTCCAACATAGTTGAAGCTACAAAGGATTTTGATGATGAGTATTGCATAAGAGAGGGAGGATCAGGGAAGGTTTACAAAGCTGAAATGTCCGGCGGTGCGGTATTTGCAGTGAAGAAGCTATATTACTCATTGGACGACGATGAAATGACCGGGATCGAGAATTGGAATAGTTTTAGAAAGGAAGCAAGGGGTCTAACAGAAATAAGACATGGGAACATTGTGAGACTTTTGGGATTTTGTTGTAAAAAGGTTCATACATTTTTGGTTTATGATTACATTGAAAATAGAGGAAGTTTAGCTCATAtactgagcaatgcaaaagaaGCAATAGAGCTAGATTGGTTAAACAGGATCCAAGCAGTGAAAGGCACAGCCCGGGCGCTTTCGTTTCTGCATCACAATTGTAAGCCTCCGATTATACATCAAAATTTAACGAGCAACAACGTCTTAATCGACACGAAATTTGAACCCCGCGTTTCGGATTTCGCGACTGCAACGTTGTTTAAGGTCAATCCGTCGAACTCGACCATGGTTTCAGGCACGAGTGGCTACATCGCTCCAG AGCTTACATATACGACGATGGCAACTGAAAAATGCGATGTCTATAGTTTCGGTGTTGTAGCACTTGAAGTATTAGTAGGAAAGTATACAAAAGATTTCATTCTTACGTTGCATTCTTCATCAGGAAACAACATTGATCTAAAAGACATTTTAGACTCTCGTCTACCGTTTCCTCAAATGCAAAAGATCATAAACGAACTATCTTTGATAATGAATCTAGCGATCTCGTGTGTGCAAACGAACCCGCAATCACGACCAACAATGTACAATGTGAATCGGTTGCTAGAAATGCACGCTGCAGTTTGTTAA